CAATGGGTCGGGCGTTTCGGCTGCTAGCGCTGCGGCAAGCGCCTCGGCGTAGGGCGCGAAACCGGCGGCGAGCCGCGCGACGGTGCGCTCGGCAAGCGTCGCGTGCGTATCCTCGTGAAGCGCCGCTGCGCACGTTTGCGAGGGATCGGTGCGCAGGACATCGAGCGCGGCGCTCGCCGAGCCGTTGCGAATCGCGAGCGACAGTCGGCCGATCGGCGACTCCAGGCCGAACCGGTAGTTGCGCTCGAGCCAGACGACGCAATCGGCGAGCGGGGTCTGCATGGGCGACGCGAGTGTCGGCGGCGGTACTGCGCTTTCGAAGAGGTCACCGAGGGGGGGTTCATCGAAAGCATCCGGCGAACCGGCATGTGCAAACTGGTCGTCGTCCGCCATGTTGGACCGCGCAAAAAAATCAGTGGGCTCCTTGTCGAAGCCCCGCGATGCGTCCGGCAATGCTTCAGTGAGCCGCGTTTCGTCGATGCCAAGCGCCTCGGCGATTTGCCGCAAACCACCTTGCGTAAAAGCCGGACGCGCGCTGAGTTCGGCAAACACCGCGCCGGCCTCGACGGCGGCGAGCTGGTCCTTGTCGCCGAGCATCACGAGACGCGTCTGCGGGGCGATGGCGTCGAGCAGATGCGCGCCCATGGCGACGTCGATCATCGACGCCTCGTCGATCACGACGACATCGTAAGGCAGCGGGTTGTCCCGATGATGCCGGAAACGTCCTCCCGGCCCGGAGCCGAGCAAACGATGCAAGGTGTACGACGTCTGCGGCAAACGTGTGGCGAGTTCCGGCGGCAAATCGCCGGCGCGCGCGAGCAAGGCCTCCTGCATGCGCTGCGCGGCCTTGCCAGTGGGCGCGGCGAGTGCGATCCGCAAATCCGCGCGCGCGTCGAGAAGGCAGGCCAGCACGCCGACCACAGTGGTGGTCTTGCCGGTGCCAGGCCCGCCGCTGACGATGGTGAGCTGTCCCGACAGCGCCATGACCGCCGCGACACGTTGCCAGTCGACTTCGTCGTCCTTCGGCGGACCGAAGTAGCGCAGCAGACGCTCGTGCAGTGTCTGGGCGTTGGTGTTAGCGCTCGTGTTACCGCTGGCGTCGGCGTCGGCGTCGGCATCGGCATCGGCATCGGCGTTGGCGTTGGCACCGGCCTTCGCACCGGCGTTCCCGCTAGCGTCCGAACTTGCTCCCGCGCGCGCGCCGACACCAGCAAACAATCCAGCCTCAGCACCGTCCTCCGCAGCATCACGCCCACGAGATTGAGCATCCACCGCTTGCTCGACGCCCTTTCCCGCCCCCGCATGCGCCACCAACGCGCGCGCAAGCCGCCGCTCGTAGTCGTAATAGCGAGCCAGATACAAGCGCCCTTGCCCATCGACCACCAGCGGCCGCAACGCCGCCGCGCTTTGCGAACCATCGCTCGCCATGCCGCTGGCGAGCAGCGCCGCGCGCACGTCGGCGCTCGATGCCGAGAAACGTCGCGCCAGCAACGCAAGCGGCACGCACACGTGCCCTTCAGCCGTCGCGCGGCTCGCGGCGAAGGCGCCGCGAGCCGCCCACCTGACCGCCTCCGCCGACGCTCCGCCGCGCCGCGCCAACGTGCCGATGCGGCGCGCAAAGCCTTCAGCGAGCGCGATGCTGAAATCGGCCGGCGCGGGCAAATGCACGCCGATGTCGTCGAGCTCAGGCAGCGCCGCCGATGCGCTCTGTTCGAACGTGCTCATGCGACACCCCCGATCATGGCCGCATCGAGCAATGCAACCAACTCGAACGCGGGCCGCCGCGCATGCACTCCCGCCGGTCCGTCTACGTCGCGCCAATGCGGACGCACGCCGCGCACGAACAGATACAGATAGCCGCCGATGTGCGTGTCGTACGAATAATCGCGCACCCGCGTTTTCAGATAACGATGCAGCGCGACCGTGTAAAGCAGCGCCTGCAGGTGATACGCGTGGCTCGCCATGGCCGCTTCGAGCGGCGCGGCGGCGTAGTCGGCGGCGGTGTCGCCCAGGTGGTTCGACTTCCAGTCGACGATCCAGAAACGGCCGTCGTACTCGACGATCATGTCGATAAATCCTTTGACGAACCCGCGCAACATGCCGGGTTCCAGTGCGACGTCGGGATAGCCGTGTTCGATCAGCAGTTCTCGCAACGCGGGAAAATCCAGCGACGGCGCGGCGAACAGAAACTCGAGCTCGTTCAGACGCCGGCGCGGATTCAGTTTGGCGAGCGTCATGCCGGGCCGCAGTTCGGTAGTGACCACGTCCCCGAGCAGGTTGTGCATCATGGCGGGCAGGCGTGCGGCGAGTTCAGGCACAGCTGGCGCCGGACGCTCGCGCAACGCACCGCGGATGGCGTCGGCCCACGTCTGCGGCTCGCTGAAATCAGCGAGTTCGAACATGCGATGCAGACAATCGCCCGCAGCGGCCCCGCGCGGAAACGCGAGGATGTCGTCTTCCGCGTAGGGGGGCGCCAGCGGCGCGGGCGCCGGCGCGACGACGAGCGCATCGGCAATCTCGTCGTGATCGGGCCGCACCTCTTCCGCCGGCGCGTGCATCTCTTCGGCTTTACTGCCGGCGGCGATCAGGCCGCTGAAACTCGCCATGCGCCATTGATCGCGCAACGGCCTGCGATTGGCGCGCGCCTGCATTCGCGCACTGCGGTCCTGAAGGCTTTCGAGCGGTACGCGGCGCGCCGGCCTGGGCAGCGCCTGCAACGTGATCGGCCCACCCGCCAGCGCTTGCCAACGCGCCGACAACGCAGCTTCGTCGGGCGGCTCGGCGAGCCAGTCGCCGAAATCATGGCCGCTGCCGGCCACAAGCCAGTTCAACACGCTGCGGCGCGACTCCCTGGTAGAGCGCGACGACAGATACGTGCCGGCAACCAGATAGCAGCGGTAGACGGCACGCGTCAACGCCACATAGACGAGCCGCGCCCGTTCCGCCGCCTGTTCGCGTACCGCGTAGCGCGACGCATGCTCGGCCTCTTCGTCGTCGCAACCGTAGTGCAGCACCGCATCGCCGGCCTCGTCGTGATACTCGCGCGCATCCGGCAAACCGGACGACGGCGGCTCGCGCAACCCGCCGTCGTTCAGGAACGGACAGAACACCACCGCATATTCGAGCCCTTTCGATTTGTGGACCGTGACGATCTGCACGAGGTTGCGATCGGACTCGAGCCGCAACTGCGCGTCTTCGCCACCGCCCTGGGTGCGTTGCGCGGCGAGCCAGCGCAAGGTCGGCGCAATACCGGGCTGCGTTGCGGCGCGCGCCTGCACGAGTTCGGCCAGATGGTTCACGTTCGTTAGACGCCGTTCGCCGTCCGCCGCGGCAACCAGCCGTTGCGCGACGCGCAGCTCACGCATCAGCGTGCGCCACATCACCGCGAAGCCGCGTTCATGCCACAGCGTGCGGTAACGCGAAAAACGTTCGACCCAACCCATCGCATCGGCGGCGTGCGTGGGATCGTCGGCGACCGATGGAGCGTCGGCGACCTGCTCGAGACGCCACAGCGCAGCGGCGTCGAGACCCAGCCAATCCGTTGCCAGCGCGGCGCGCAGACGGCGCAGATCGCCGGGCGTATCGACGGCGGCCAGCACGCGTTCGATCTGCTCGGCGTCGAGCGTCGCAAATACCGACGCCTGCGCCAGCTCCACGCTGCCGACGCCCCACGCGGCCAGCACGCGTTTGATCAGACTGCCCTGCTTATGCGTTTGCACCAGCACCGCG
The nucleotide sequence above comes from Paraburkholderia sp. FT54. Encoded proteins:
- the recB gene encoding exodeoxyribonuclease V subunit beta — translated: MSGVMKSHALVAEELDVFACSLDGVNQIEASAGTGKTWNICALYVRLLLEKNLNADQILVVTFTKAATAELHERIRGRLAELHRAIEMDDDGGDPFIRRLFETTLAPQRGIEREDALKVVRRALRTFDQAAIHTIHAFCQRALQEAPFAAAMPFAFEMEADDAALRFEMAADFWREQVEPAAHAHPAFAAWLVAKRAGPASLDEQLARRLKKPLAQLRWGKVDASGIGGDPQAGFDAAHDLWHAERDAIVGLLGAAQDRLSKTSHKPDHVSAAIAAWTEYFAQGDCHAPPPKTALKLTASALKKATKVKFEPPEHAFFEHAEALAAAVVAAEAAQRARWLSLVQSWLDYAPAELVARKRTRRVVSFDDLLSNLYRALAAHPWLADALRTRYPAALIDEFQDTDPLQFAIFSRIFAPAGPLFLVGDPKQAIYSFRAADLHTYLAAREAASACYTLAVNQRSTAPIVEACNRLFEANPQAFVLDGLDYQPVRAGERRRPPFADQEASDGDFRIWSLPQGDAALTKREAQREASEACAAEIVRLLRGAREGSVTIGDAPLAPGNIAVLVQTHKQGSLIKRVLAAWGVGSVELAQASVFATLDAEQIERVLAAVDTPGDLRRLRAALATDWLGLDAAALWRLEQVADAPSVADDPTHAADAMGWVERFSRYRTLWHERGFAVMWRTLMRELRVAQRLVAAADGERRLTNVNHLAELVQARAATQPGIAPTLRWLAAQRTQGGGEDAQLRLESDRNLVQIVTVHKSKGLEYAVVFCPFLNDGGLREPPSSGLPDAREYHDEAGDAVLHYGCDDEEAEHASRYAVREQAAERARLVYVALTRAVYRCYLVAGTYLSSRSTRESRRSVLNWLVAGSGHDFGDWLAEPPDEAALSARWQALAGGPITLQALPRPARRVPLESLQDRSARMQARANRRPLRDQWRMASFSGLIAAGSKAEEMHAPAEEVRPDHDEIADALVVAPAPAPLAPPYAEDDILAFPRGAAAGDCLHRMFELADFSEPQTWADAIRGALRERPAPAVPELAARLPAMMHNLLGDVVTTELRPGMTLAKLNPRRRLNELEFLFAAPSLDFPALRELLIEHGYPDVALEPGMLRGFVKGFIDMIVEYDGRFWIVDWKSNHLGDTAADYAAAPLEAAMASHAYHLQALLYTVALHRYLKTRVRDYSYDTHIGGYLYLFVRGVRPHWRDVDGPAGVHARRPAFELVALLDAAMIGGVA
- a CDS encoding AAA family ATPase, whose translation is MSTFEQSASAALPELDDIGVHLPAPADFSIALAEGFARRIGTLARRGGASAEAVRWAARGAFAASRATAEGHVCVPLALLARRFSASSADVRAALLASGMASDGSQSAAALRPLVVDGQGRLYLARYYDYERRLARALVAHAGAGKGVEQAVDAQSRGRDAAEDGAEAGLFAGVGARAGASSDASGNAGAKAGANANADADADADADADASGNTSANTNAQTLHERLLRYFGPPKDDEVDWQRVAAVMALSGQLTIVSGGPGTGKTTTVVGVLACLLDARADLRIALAAPTGKAAQRMQEALLARAGDLPPELATRLPQTSYTLHRLLGSGPGGRFRHHRDNPLPYDVVVIDEASMIDVAMGAHLLDAIAPQTRLVMLGDKDQLAAVEAGAVFAELSARPAFTQGGLRQIAEALGIDETRLTEALPDASRGFDKEPTDFFARSNMADDDQFAHAGSPDAFDEPPLGDLFESAVPPPTLASPMQTPLADCVVWLERNYRFGLESPIGRLSLAIRNGSASAALDVLRTDPSQTCAAALHEDTHATLAERTVARLAAGFAPYAEALAAALAAETPDPLPLFDALNRFRILCATRSGPRGVDQVNTAMAAQVRRAAGVTLAVGAPWFAGRPVMVTRNDYALGLFNGDIGIALPGASGALRVYFRTGDGGLRAVSPAALPPHDTAFALTVHKSQGSEFEHAVLMLPSVFSRVLSRELVYTAITRARERVEVIGGRAVLAQAIATPTQRDSGLAARIAEAWRGAE